The Fimbriimonadales bacterium genome contains a region encoding:
- the atpF gene encoding F0F1 ATP synthase subunit B gives MLWKFVKSLLSSLPFFVVSQLSWVKEASHHPIAMQLGLDFSAMFVTIGVLTFMMPLVDALFLTPLKEALDARKKYLEDTYSEAESLKKRMEALRSAYEEKLAKSEAEARAQIQAALHEAQRMKEQILNEARTQAEEIRKQAQEDILREREKMLVDLRTHVVEMALIATEKLIGKRLDEESNKRLIEEFIESVEVKQ, from the coding sequence ATGTTGTGGAAATTCGTTAAATCGCTGCTTTCTTCTTTACCCTTTTTTGTCGTCTCACAACTTTCCTGGGTAAAGGAAGCGAGTCATCATCCTATCGCGATGCAGTTGGGGCTCGATTTCTCTGCGATGTTCGTCACGATCGGCGTATTGACTTTCATGATGCCGCTCGTGGATGCTCTGTTTCTTACCCCGTTGAAGGAAGCACTCGATGCTCGAAAGAAGTATCTCGAAGATACTTATTCGGAAGCAGAGAGTTTGAAAAAGCGAATGGAGGCGCTTCGTTCTGCATACGAAGAAAAATTAGCGAAGAGCGAAGCGGAAGCGCGTGCGCAAATTCAGGCTGCATTGCATGAAGCCCAAAGGATGAAAGAGCAAATCCTTAACGAAGCGAGAACGCAAGCAGAAGAAATTCGTAAACAGGCACAAGAAGATATTTTGCGTGAGCGCGAAAAGATGTTAGTGGATTTGCGCACGCATGTGGTTGAAATGGCTCTCATTGCGACGGAAAAACTCATAGGAAAGCGACTCGATGAAGAATCGAACAAGCGCCTTATCGAAGAATTCATCGAAAGCGTGGAGGTGAAACAGTAA
- a CDS encoding aldo/keto reductase, producing the protein MQMKYGKIEGVDKPISKLVLGTDFFFEDKEGELYQLIDAYFEMGGNAFDLAHIYGGGAGQRIVGRWMKSRNARDKVVLLDKGCHPYGHPRVSPKYIEEDLNENLARLGIEQEDVFVLHRDDPKQDIAPLLDSLNEQIAKGKISAFGASNWTTTRLDEALSYAKRHGLRGFSLSSNNLSLAEPNEPMWEGCVSLGETELLWHRRNRFPLFAWSPAARGWFAGVRDPDVTRVYENDENHRRLERAKILAKRHGATPHQIALAYVLCQDFPTWAIIGARTIDELRQNVQSLEIELSKEEMLFLKRG; encoded by the coding sequence ATGCAGATGAAATACGGAAAAATCGAAGGAGTAGATAAACCGATTTCGAAACTCGTTCTCGGGACGGATTTCTTCTTCGAAGACAAAGAAGGCGAACTTTACCAACTCATAGACGCATATTTCGAAATGGGAGGAAATGCCTTCGATTTAGCTCACATCTATGGTGGGGGGGCTGGACAGAGAATCGTCGGAAGATGGATGAAATCGAGAAATGCAAGAGATAAAGTCGTTCTTCTCGACAAAGGTTGCCACCCTTACGGGCACCCACGTGTCAGCCCGAAATACATCGAAGAGGATTTGAACGAAAACCTTGCACGTTTAGGAATCGAGCAAGAGGATGTATTCGTCCTCCATCGCGACGACCCGAAGCAGGATATCGCACCATTGCTCGATTCCCTCAACGAACAAATTGCAAAAGGAAAAATCTCCGCATTCGGTGCATCCAATTGGACTACGACTCGTCTGGACGAAGCGCTCTCTTATGCAAAAAGACATGGACTTCGAGGCTTTTCTCTAAGCAGCAACAACCTCTCCTTAGCAGAACCCAACGAACCGATGTGGGAAGGCTGCGTGAGTTTAGGAGAAACCGAACTACTGTGGCATCGCCGAAATCGTTTTCCGCTATTCGCGTGGTCTCCCGCCGCACGTGGTTGGTTCGCCGGTGTTCGAGACCCCGATGTCACTCGCGTTTATGAAAATGATGAAAATCACCGACGGCTCGAACGCGCAAAGATTTTAGCAAAACGACACGGTGCAACACCTCATCAAATTGCGCTCGCTTACGTTCTTTGTCAAGATTTCCCCACCTGGGCAATCATCGGTGCTAGAACCATCGACGAACTTCGACAAAACGTCCAAAGCTTGGAGATCGAATTGTCAAAAGAGGAGATGCTTTTCCTGAAACGGGGCTAA
- a CDS encoding AtpZ/AtpI family protein has translation MKKAVKTNEMDNRNERDTNNDEKQSSAELGNEPEDSGKYEKREKLTNVDLPEVPEWKFERPKRKPPGTKTPDESKAYSALGLGLTLAFGLVVPIVLGVGIGAWIDSKFGFTYGTVVGFLVGVVLSFMLMLRIVKRMNL, from the coding sequence GTGAAAAAGGCGGTAAAAACGAACGAGATGGATAACCGTAACGAACGTGATACAAATAACGATGAAAAGCAATCCTCAGCGGAGTTAGGGAACGAGCCTGAGGATTCTGGAAAATATGAGAAGCGGGAAAAACTGACTAATGTGGATTTGCCGGAAGTCCCCGAATGGAAATTCGAGAGACCGAAGCGAAAGCCTCCCGGTACTAAAACTCCGGATGAATCTAAAGCCTATAGCGCGCTCGGGCTGGGGCTTACACTTGCCTTCGGCTTAGTGGTCCCTATCGTCTTAGGAGTCGGAATCGGAGCATGGATAGATTCTAAGTTCGGTTTTACTTACGGGACGGTGGTAGGGTTCTTGGTAGGGGTCGTGCTCTCTTTCATGCTTATGCTTCGAATCGTGAAGAGGATGAATCTGTGA
- a CDS encoding F0F1 ATP synthase subunit A has protein sequence MEIFTTLAAATAAEGAHGVWWTPLFYLSFTALIILSLGVIAVRGARENVPRSLLTRLLEHVYFFIENMCVSVIGEQGRKFIPLVFTIYTVILVANFLGVIGLMAPTSVFSVTFGMAVMVVFYVQYVGIRTLGIWGYIKHFFGPPLGWLFIVNVLLFVVEIVSELFKNVSLSLRLYINMSAEHSLKAAFRKIIEIGDFGVPLDAVLVPLAILVSIVQALVFAVLTCVYLSLFVSHEEEAHAH, from the coding sequence TTGGAGATTTTCACCACACTGGCTGCAGCGACGGCTGCGGAAGGGGCCCACGGAGTTTGGTGGACTCCTCTTTTCTATTTATCTTTTACTGCTTTGATTATTCTTTCGCTCGGTGTTATTGCGGTACGAGGAGCGCGAGAGAATGTTCCACGAAGTCTTCTTACACGTTTGCTGGAGCATGTCTATTTCTTCATCGAGAATATGTGTGTAAGTGTAATCGGGGAGCAGGGTAGAAAATTCATTCCTTTGGTTTTCACCATTTACACGGTTATTTTGGTGGCTAATTTTTTAGGTGTTATCGGGTTGATGGCTCCCACGAGCGTCTTTAGCGTCACTTTCGGGATGGCTGTGATGGTCGTGTTTTATGTGCAGTATGTCGGAATTCGGACGTTAGGGATTTGGGGATACATTAAGCACTTTTTCGGACCGCCGTTGGGTTGGTTGTTCATTGTCAATGTTCTCCTTTTTGTGGTAGAGATTGTTTCGGAGTTGTTTAAAAACGTTTCCCTCTCTTTGCGACTTTATATCAATATGTCTGCGGAGCATTCTTTAAAAGCGGCATTCCGGAAAATCATCGAAATAGGGGATTTCGGTGTACCTTTGGATGCGGTATTAGTACCGCTTGCGATTTTGGTAAGCATCGTTCAAGCACTGGTGTTTGCCGTTTTGACTTGCGTATATCTCTCTCTTTTCGTTTCTCACGAAGAGGAGGCTCATGCGCACTAA
- the atpA gene encoding F0F1 ATP synthase subunit alpha — protein MPIRPEEVTSILTQELQSFEREPATEHVGTILQVGDGIARIYGLPDAQMGELLEFPGGIMGLVLNLEENSIGAVILGSDEDLKEGDPVRETGRIIQVPVGKGVLGRVINPLGQPLDGKGPIPSDETRLVEVIAPGVVWRQPVKEPIQTGIKAIDAMIPIGRGQRELIIGDRQTGKTAIVVDTIINQKRTHEPGESPVYCIYVAIGQRMGSVRRVVDTLERFGAMEYTTVVVASASEPNALQYLAPFTGCAIGEWFRDNGMHALAIYDDLSKHAQAYRAMSLLLRRPPGREAYPGDIFYLHSRLLERAAKMSDEKGGGSLTALPIIETQAGDVSAYIPTNVISITDGQIYLEPDLFFAGIRPAINVGISVSRVGGNAQIKAMKTVAGKLKLEMAQYREVQAFAQFASDLDKATQMQLARGARLTELLKQDVYSPWDVIDQIFAIFSGTGGFLDAIEVEEVQKFVEEMLAYLKEQYPDLIEKVRSTKEWTSETEEMARKAIGEFQKSFLKKKEAQRSQEAQGNPEEGTQKQEVRT, from the coding sequence ATGCCTATACGACCAGAAGAAGTTACAAGCATCTTGACACAGGAACTGCAAAGTTTCGAGCGCGAACCAGCGACCGAACATGTAGGAACGATTCTGCAAGTCGGCGATGGTATTGCGCGAATTTATGGACTACCTGATGCGCAAATGGGAGAACTTTTGGAATTTCCCGGCGGAATCATGGGTCTCGTTTTGAATTTGGAAGAGAACAGCATCGGGGCTGTGATTTTAGGTTCTGATGAAGACCTCAAAGAAGGTGACCCCGTTCGCGAAACGGGACGCATCATTCAAGTCCCAGTAGGAAAAGGTGTTTTGGGACGGGTGATTAACCCATTAGGTCAACCGCTCGATGGAAAAGGACCTATCCCGAGCGATGAAACACGTCTGGTGGAAGTGATTGCTCCCGGCGTCGTTTGGAGACAGCCAGTAAAAGAGCCAATCCAAACAGGAATCAAAGCGATTGACGCGATGATTCCTATCGGACGCGGTCAACGAGAGTTGATCATCGGAGATAGACAAACGGGAAAAACTGCGATTGTCGTAGACACGATTATTAATCAGAAACGCACGCATGAACCAGGGGAAAGTCCCGTTTATTGTATTTATGTCGCCATCGGTCAGCGAATGGGAAGTGTGCGCAGGGTAGTGGATACTTTAGAACGCTTCGGGGCGATGGAATATACGACGGTCGTCGTCGCATCCGCTTCCGAACCGAATGCTCTGCAATATCTTGCTCCGTTTACAGGTTGCGCGATTGGAGAATGGTTCCGAGATAACGGAATGCATGCTCTTGCGATTTATGACGACCTCTCGAAACACGCCCAGGCGTATCGCGCGATGTCTCTTCTTCTTCGTCGCCCCCCCGGCAGAGAAGCCTATCCCGGAGATATCTTTTATCTTCATAGCCGATTGTTAGAACGCGCTGCGAAGATGAGCGATGAAAAGGGCGGAGGTTCTTTGACTGCGTTGCCGATTATCGAAACGCAAGCAGGAGACGTTTCTGCATATATCCCAACGAACGTGATTTCGATTACGGATGGACAGATTTATTTGGAGCCCGATTTGTTCTTCGCAGGAATTCGACCTGCGATTAACGTAGGTATCTCCGTTTCGCGTGTAGGTGGCAATGCCCAAATCAAAGCGATGAAAACGGTCGCTGGAAAATTGAAATTGGAAATGGCTCAATACCGAGAAGTGCAAGCCTTTGCGCAATTTGCGAGCGATTTGGATAAAGCGACGCAGATGCAACTTGCGAGAGGTGCGAGGCTTACTGAGTTATTAAAACAGGACGTATATTCGCCATGGGACGTCATTGACCAAATCTTCGCAATCTTCAGCGGCACGGGTGGATTTCTCGATGCCATCGAGGTCGAAGAAGTGCAGAAGTTCGTGGAAGAGATGTTGGCGTATTTGAAAGAGCAATATCCTGATCTCATAGAGAAAGTACGTTCTACGAAAGAGTGGACTTCCGAAACGGAAGAGATGGCGCGCAAGGCGATCGGTGAATTCCAAAAATCATTCTTGAAGAAAAAGGAAGCCCAACGCTCTCAGGAGGCACAAGGGAATCCGGAAGAAGGCACTCAGAAGCAGGAAGTTAGAACATAA
- a CDS encoding F0F1 ATP synthase subunit delta, which yields MDPRAAHRYARALFSAARQTNTVREAEEDLEAICKILEAKPDFKKTLEAPKISREQKLKLVDRVFADRARPLTMRLLRLLIEKHREQEIPLIYKDYVRLREESEGILRVIISSAKPISDNELRKLIAALEKRTGKSILYETVVDPKLIGGVAVRYGDDVLDGTVQGALRRLKEHLYYDVLKQT from the coding sequence ATGGACCCACGCGCGGCTCATCGTTATGCGCGAGCTCTATTTTCCGCTGCACGCCAAACGAATACGGTGCGCGAAGCAGAAGAGGACTTAGAAGCGATTTGCAAGATTCTCGAGGCGAAGCCGGATTTCAAGAAGACTTTAGAGGCTCCTAAGATTTCGCGCGAACAAAAACTCAAGTTAGTAGATCGAGTTTTTGCTGACCGTGCTCGCCCCCTTACGATGCGGTTGCTCCGTTTGCTCATCGAAAAGCATCGAGAACAGGAGATTCCTCTAATTTATAAAGATTATGTAAGGTTGCGAGAAGAATCGGAAGGGATTTTGCGAGTGATTATTTCTTCTGCGAAACCGATATCGGATAACGAGTTGCGAAAACTTATCGCCGCACTCGAAAAGCGCACAGGGAAAAGCATTCTCTATGAAACCGTCGTAGACCCGAAATTAATCGGTGGAGTCGCGGTGCGTTATGGAGACGACGTTCTCGATGGCACAGTCCAAGGCGCTTTGCGAAGATTGAAAGAACATTTGTATTACGACGTTTTGAAACAAACATGA
- a CDS encoding Gfo/Idh/MocA family oxidoreductase, translated as MKTLNWGILGTGRIAQRFARGLKQSRTGKLVAVASRKQETADEFVQKHGGRGYEGYEKLLDDKEVQAVYISLPHHMHTEWSVKAARKRKHILCEKPFALDAQEAEWALDEIKKNDVFFMEAFMYRCHPQTIELQKRIAEGAIGEPLYIYSEHGFEMPRDADDFRLVNRYGGGALMDVGCYCVSFARMISRSALSRAVYLAKIGSKKYDEYGTGCLFFENNLSSSFSTSIHLSLSNYATIYGTKGRIEVPSPWHCNMPFRIVTKDDSIEDVSAGLEGDLYGFEADAVMEFLEKREAPYVTWQDTLEQAYTLDMLRESAGLIFEK; from the coding sequence ATGAAAACGCTCAACTGGGGAATCTTGGGAACGGGAAGAATTGCGCAACGTTTCGCCCGAGGTCTGAAGCAGTCGCGTACCGGAAAACTCGTGGCAGTCGCTTCGCGCAAACAAGAGACAGCAGATGAATTCGTGCAAAAACATGGTGGGCGTGGATACGAAGGTTACGAAAAATTGCTCGACGATAAGGAAGTCCAAGCCGTTTATATTTCCCTTCCCCACCATATGCACACCGAATGGAGTGTAAAGGCAGCCAGAAAAAGAAAACACATCCTCTGCGAAAAGCCTTTCGCGCTCGATGCGCAAGAAGCAGAATGGGCTCTCGATGAAATAAAGAAGAACGATGTTTTCTTTATGGAAGCTTTCATGTATCGCTGCCATCCTCAAACGATAGAACTTCAAAAACGGATTGCCGAGGGTGCGATTGGCGAGCCGCTATACATTTATTCGGAACACGGCTTCGAAATGCCTCGCGATGCGGATGATTTTCGCCTCGTCAATCGTTATGGAGGGGGGGCTCTTATGGATGTAGGTTGTTATTGCGTTTCGTTTGCCCGTATGATTTCCCGATCTGCATTATCACGTGCCGTGTATTTAGCGAAAATAGGCTCGAAAAAATACGACGAATACGGAACAGGATGCCTCTTCTTCGAAAACAATCTTTCTTCATCTTTCAGTACTTCGATTCATCTCTCTCTATCGAATTACGCCACGATTTACGGAACGAAAGGCAGAATCGAAGTCCCCTCTCCTTGGCATTGCAATATGCCCTTCAGGATTGTTACAAAAGACGACAGCATAGAAGATGTGAGCGCGGGTCTCGAAGGAGATTTATACGGTTTCGAGGCAGACGCCGTTATGGAATTTTTAGAAAAGCGCGAGGCTCCCTATGTAACGTGGCAAGATACTCTCGAGCAAGCCTATACCCTCGATATGCTTCGTGAAAGCGCAGGTCTTATTTTCGAAAAGTAA
- the atpG gene encoding ATP synthase F1 subunit gamma has translation MPTLKQLNRRIRSAKNIQQITRAMKLVAAARLRRAQDRVLEARPYSEKMRELIASLAEAGEMPEHPLLVRRPIQRYGVILVTAERGLCGSFNSNLNRKAFDFVRKETGEPLFYCVGKKGRQFFERRGYKILYDSSLPTTGPTKRHAEDLMGKVKDAFVSGEVDAVYLVYSKFYSAIRQIPQVVQILPIEPPEGGVEKKDSYLKQYVFEPDALTLLGELLPRYALTLILQGLLESTASEHGARMTAMTNATDSAGEMISLLTLQRNRQRQANITKEIMEIVGGAEALKG, from the coding sequence ATGCCGACGCTCAAACAACTCAATCGAAGAATTCGAAGCGCGAAGAACATTCAGCAAATCACGCGTGCGATGAAACTCGTCGCAGCTGCGCGATTGCGGAGAGCGCAAGATAGAGTTTTAGAAGCGCGCCCGTATTCCGAAAAAATGCGGGAATTGATTGCCAGTTTGGCAGAAGCGGGTGAAATGCCTGAGCATCCTCTTCTTGTGCGAAGACCTATTCAGCGATATGGTGTTATTTTGGTTACAGCGGAGCGTGGACTTTGCGGTTCTTTCAATTCGAACCTCAATCGTAAGGCATTCGATTTCGTGCGAAAAGAAACGGGAGAGCCGTTGTTTTATTGCGTAGGAAAAAAGGGAAGGCAGTTTTTCGAAAGAAGAGGTTATAAAATTTTGTACGATTCTTCGCTTCCCACGACAGGTCCAACGAAGAGACATGCCGAGGATTTGATGGGGAAAGTCAAAGATGCCTTCGTGAGTGGGGAAGTGGATGCGGTGTATTTGGTTTATAGCAAATTTTATTCGGCGATTCGGCAAATTCCCCAAGTGGTGCAGATATTGCCCATCGAGCCTCCTGAAGGGGGGGTTGAGAAAAAAGATAGTTATTTGAAGCAGTATGTTTTCGAACCGGATGCTCTAACACTCCTCGGCGAATTGCTTCCTCGATATGCATTGACCCTGATTCTGCAGGGGCTATTGGAGTCTACTGCGAGCGAACATGGCGCTCGCATGACGGCGATGACGAACGCCACGGATAGTGCGGGAGAAATGATTTCTTTATTGACGTTGCAAAGGAACAGACAGAGACAAGCGAATATCACGAAAGAGATTATGGAAATCGTTGGGGGGGCGGAAGCTTTGAAGGGTTAG
- a CDS encoding ATP synthase F0 subunit C, producing MIAIAAMALAIGTAMGFAVLGAAIGQGHAANGALNGVARQPEMAGRIQMLLLLSLAFIESLVLFTFFLAFQLLGKLPNAAEVDMTKVSAYEQRQDSNLYATENQDPENR from the coding sequence ATGATTGCAATTGCTGCTATGGCACTGGCGATAGGCACCGCTATGGGTTTTGCAGTGTTAGGTGCCGCTATCGGACAAGGTCACGCTGCAAACGGAGCATTGAACGGAGTAGCACGACAGCCAGAGATGGCTGGTCGCATCCAAATGCTTCTTTTGCTTTCGTTGGCTTTCATCGAATCTCTGGTTTTGTTCACGTTCTTCCTTGCCTTCCAGTTGTTAGGAAAACTTCCTAACGCAGCGGAAGTAGATATGACCAAGGTGAGCGCATACGAACAAAGGCAAGATTCGAATCTTTACGCAACGGAAAATCAAGATCCTGAAAATCGATAA
- a CDS encoding carboxyl transferase domain-containing protein, whose amino-acid sequence MEPIRSEINTRSSEFKANFQCYMGLIEELKERREKIKRGGPEKALALHRERGKLTARERIERLLDPESPFLEIGMLAAWEMYDGEVPSAGIVTGLGKINERICVIVANDATVKGGTYYPETIRKHLRAQEIALENRLPIVYLVDSGGVFLPMQSEVFPDKEHFGRIFYNQAVMSSLGIPQISVVMGMCTAGGAYVPAMSDENIIVKGIGTIYLGGPPLVKAATGEEVSAEELGGGEMHSRVSGVTDHLAESDEHALEICRSIVENLPTPPNVSPPYTPEEPLWKAEEICGILPPDTRSPYEVRDVIARLVDGSRFHEFKKEYGATLVCGFARWMGYPVGILANNGVLFSESALKGTHFIELCCNRKIPLIFLQNITGFMVGKRYEEGGITKDGAKMVQAVSCAQVPKITVIIGASHGAGNYAMCGRAYDPRFLFTWPNSRISVMGAEQAAQVLITIKEAKGPISEEEKRAIGDPVREQYEREGSPYYATARLWDDGIILPTETREVVGLCLSAALHAPIPEVRFPVFRM is encoded by the coding sequence ATGGAGCCGATACGCAGCGAAATAAACACTCGTTCTTCAGAATTCAAGGCGAATTTTCAGTGCTACATGGGGCTTATTGAAGAATTGAAGGAGAGGCGCGAAAAAATAAAGCGCGGAGGACCGGAGAAAGCACTTGCGCTACACCGCGAAAGGGGAAAACTCACAGCGAGGGAGCGGATCGAAAGGCTTTTAGACCCGGAATCGCCTTTTTTAGAAATCGGAATGTTGGCGGCATGGGAGATGTACGACGGAGAAGTGCCGAGCGCAGGAATCGTTACAGGTCTTGGAAAGATAAATGAAAGAATTTGCGTAATAGTTGCAAACGATGCCACAGTGAAAGGAGGCACTTATTATCCGGAAACGATACGAAAACACCTTCGTGCGCAAGAAATCGCATTGGAGAATCGTCTGCCCATCGTGTATTTGGTGGATTCGGGTGGGGTCTTCCTGCCGATGCAAAGCGAAGTTTTTCCGGATAAGGAGCACTTCGGGAGGATTTTTTATAACCAGGCGGTGATGTCTTCTTTGGGAATTCCTCAAATCTCGGTAGTGATGGGAATGTGCACGGCAGGGGGGGCATACGTGCCGGCGATGAGTGACGAAAATATCATCGTGAAGGGAATAGGAACGATTTATTTGGGTGGTCCTCCGCTCGTGAAAGCAGCGACGGGAGAAGAGGTAAGCGCAGAGGAGTTAGGTGGGGGTGAGATGCATTCTAGAGTGAGTGGGGTTACCGACCATTTGGCAGAGAGTGACGAACATGCGTTGGAGATATGCAGGTCCATTGTCGAAAATCTTCCTACGCCCCCGAACGTAAGCCCCCCCTATACTCCTGAAGAACCTTTATGGAAAGCGGAAGAAATATGCGGCATCCTTCCCCCGGATACTCGCAGTCCTTACGAAGTGCGTGATGTCATTGCAAGACTCGTAGATGGCTCTCGATTCCACGAGTTCAAAAAGGAATACGGAGCGACACTCGTTTGCGGTTTCGCTCGATGGATGGGATATCCGGTGGGGATTTTAGCGAACAATGGAGTGCTTTTTTCGGAAAGCGCTTTGAAGGGAACGCATTTCATCGAACTTTGCTGCAATCGAAAAATTCCTTTGATATTTTTACAAAACATTACGGGTTTTATGGTAGGGAAGCGATACGAAGAGGGGGGGATCACCAAAGACGGAGCAAAAATGGTGCAGGCGGTTTCCTGTGCGCAAGTGCCGAAGATTACGGTCATCATCGGCGCCTCGCATGGGGCAGGAAACTATGCGATGTGCGGGCGTGCGTATGATCCTAGATTTTTATTCACCTGGCCGAATTCTCGTATCAGCGTCATGGGCGCAGAACAAGCGGCGCAAGTGTTGATAACGATAAAAGAAGCGAAAGGACCGATTTCGGAAGAAGAAAAACGAGCCATCGGCGACCCAGTACGAGAGCAGTACGAAAGAGAAGGCTCACCCTATTACGCCACTGCAAGGCTTTGGGACGACGGTATTATCCTTCCTACCGAAACGAGAGAAGTGGTCGGTCTTTGCTTATCTGCTGCATTACACGCGCCGATTCCCGAAGTTCGTTTCCCTGTATTCAGGATGTAA
- a CDS encoding TIGR00366 family protein — MIEALGERMARWSLRWVPDPFILALLLTFLSLILAFFVQGFGILDAIGAWGGRIIHGEVTKDEVGFWRFLAFSMQMCLILVTGHALAATKPVGKLIRWIGSLPKNTAQAASLTSFVSMLFGLINWGLGLIVGALLAREVGLAAKEKGNRIHYPLVVASGYLGLLIWHGGLSGSAPFKMTQTKDVVEMLGAERAASVGTVGLEQTIFSPMNGVVTVGLLVFIPIVFWLLAPKDPDKTQGVEIARIQYTEKREEKRLKTPVEFLERTPLITILICLLGFGYWFYYLSKISLWSIDINAINMFFLFLGLLLHGSPMNYIRAIDEAAQGCGAIILQFPFYAGIQGILQYSGLIKVMSDWIAANSTVHSLPVFTFFSATIVGLFIPSGGAQWGVQGPVVVDSAANLGTPLGPTIMALAYGDEYANMLQPFWALPLLSITGLRARDIIGYTTLVMLLSTPVFVIPLWIFV; from the coding sequence ATGATTGAGGCTCTTGGGGAAAGGATGGCGCGATGGTCATTGCGCTGGGTGCCCGATCCGTTCATTCTTGCGTTACTCCTCACGTTTTTAAGTTTGATTCTCGCGTTTTTCGTGCAGGGTTTCGGAATTCTCGATGCGATTGGGGCATGGGGTGGGCGAATTATCCATGGAGAAGTTACGAAAGACGAAGTTGGTTTTTGGAGATTTCTCGCATTTTCTATGCAAATGTGCCTCATCCTCGTTACAGGACATGCACTCGCGGCGACGAAACCGGTGGGGAAACTCATTCGTTGGATCGGGTCGCTTCCGAAAAATACTGCGCAAGCGGCTTCATTAACTTCTTTCGTGAGCATGTTGTTCGGTTTGATTAATTGGGGGTTAGGATTAATCGTAGGTGCGTTGCTTGCTCGCGAGGTGGGGCTCGCAGCGAAAGAAAAAGGAAATCGAATTCACTATCCTTTAGTGGTCGCATCGGGTTATTTGGGTTTGCTCATTTGGCATGGGGGGCTATCGGGCTCAGCGCCATTCAAGATGACGCAAACTAAAGACGTAGTGGAGATGCTCGGAGCGGAACGCGCCGCCTCGGTCGGCACAGTGGGGCTCGAGCAAACGATTTTTAGCCCGATGAATGGAGTCGTTACGGTGGGGCTTCTCGTGTTCATACCCATCGTGTTTTGGCTTTTAGCGCCGAAAGACCCTGACAAAACGCAAGGTGTGGAAATAGCACGAATTCAATACACCGAAAAACGAGAGGAAAAGAGGCTGAAAACCCCCGTGGAATTTTTAGAGCGAACACCTTTGATAACGATTTTGATATGTCTTTTGGGATTCGGCTATTGGTTTTATTATTTGTCGAAAATCAGTTTATGGTCTATTGACATCAATGCAATCAATATGTTCTTTTTGTTTTTAGGGCTTCTTTTGCATGGCTCTCCGATGAATTACATTCGCGCGATAGACGAAGCAGCGCAAGGATGCGGAGCGATTATCTTGCAATTTCCTTTTTATGCCGGAATTCAAGGAATACTGCAATATAGCGGGTTGATTAAGGTGATGAGCGATTGGATTGCAGCGAATTCTACTGTTCATTCCCTTCCCGTTTTTACTTTCTTTTCCGCGACGATCGTGGGACTATTCATTCCTTCCGGAGGTGCGCAGTGGGGAGTTCAAGGTCCGGTAGTCGTGGACAGTGCAGCGAATTTAGGAACGCCCCTCGGACCGACGATTATGGCTCTCGCTTACGGGGACGAGTATGCGAACATGCTTCAGCCGTTTTGGGCGCTTCCTTTACTGAGCATAACCGGCTTGAGGGCGCGCGACATCATCGGATACACGACACTGGTGATGCTATTGAGCACGCCCGTTTTCGTGATTCCGTTGTGGATTTTCGTCTAA